The Penaeus chinensis breed Huanghai No. 1 chromosome 39, ASM1920278v2, whole genome shotgun sequence genome has a segment encoding these proteins:
- the LOC125046385 gene encoding cytosol aminopeptidase-like isoform X3 produces the protein MAFIARAGLRSRVLAHLRPARFYSVENKAGVVVGVYDSDGKETLSDGAQQVNTESSGNLSRLLQYGGAVKKGKSRVLYGVSETFPVVAVVGLGPAEKAEEVLEERDEAKEAVRAAVAAGCRSLEEAGMSRIQVDPCGDAEAAAEGAHLVTFKYQELKAKKKPVPTIECLVKDNESWIRGAVLAEGQNVARRLMETPANILTPTNFAQEAVNSLEGLGVEVLVRGYEWAKERNMNAFLSVTRGSVEPPVFLELTYRGADYTEKPLAIVGKGVTFDTGGISLKPSANMDKMRADMGGAACTIGSLLVAASLRLPINIKGFIPLCENMPGGSATKPGDVVVASNGKSIQIDNTDAEGRLILADALHYASQHKPRAMIDMATLTGAMAVALGAGATGVFSNSSILWQLMHRAGATSGDRVWRMPLWKHYSSQVTDCHLADINNQAKDKPAGGSCSAAAFLKEFVTCDHWMHLDIAGVMENKDEVPYLGKGMSGRPTRTVAHFAELLAQGEGGI, from the exons ATGGCCTTTATCGCCCGCGCTGGATTGAGATCGAGAGTGCTGGCGCACCTAAGACCCGCGCGATTCTACTCCGTGGAAAATAAG GCTGGTGTTGTGGTTGGTGTTTATGATAGTGATGGCAAGGAGACCCTGAGTGACGGAGCCCAGCAGGTCAACACAGAATCGTCTGGAAATCTAAGTCGTCTTTTGCAATA TGGTGGAGCTGTGAAGAAGGGCAAGAGTCGCGTGCTGTATGGAGTGTCAGAGACGTTCCCTGTCGTGGCTGTGGTGGGCCTCGGTCCAGCTGAGAAGGCAGAAGAGGTGCTTGAGGAGCGAGATGAAGCGAAAGAAGCAGTGCGCGCAGCTGTGGCAG CCGGATGTCGATCCTTGGAGGAAGCAGGTATGAGCCGCATCCAGGTGGACCCATGCGGGGATGCAGAGGCTGCAGCAGAAGGGGCTCACCTTGTAACATTCAAATACCAGGAGCTGAAGGCCAAGAAGAAGCCGGTGCCAACAATTGAGTGCTTGGTCAAGGATAATGAGAG CTGGATAAGAGGTGCAGTCCTTGCTGAGGGCCAAAATGTTGCTAGGAGGCTGATGGAGACGCCAGCAAACATTCTCACCCCCACAAACTTTGCACAG GAGGCAGTCAACAGCCTGGAGGGCCTTGGAGTAGAGGTGCTGGTACGCGGCTATGAGTGGGCCAAGGAGCGAAACATGAATGCTTTCCTCTCAGTCACACGGGGTTCAGTAGAACCTCCAGTCTTCCTGGAGCTGACCTACCGTGGTGCAGACTACACAGAGAAACCACTAGCTATCGTCG GCAAAGGTGTAACATTTGATACTGGAGGAATATCTCTAAAGCCGTCAGCAAACATGGACAAAATGCGAGCTGATATGGGAGGAGCTGCATGTACTATTGGCTCCTTACTGGTGGCTGCCTCTCTGCGGCTCCCAATCAACATAAAAG GGTTTATTCCTCTTTGTGAGAACATGCCAGGAGGCTCTGCCACAAAGCCTGGAGATGTTGTTGTCGCCTCAAATGGGAAGTCCATCCAGATTGACAACACGGATGCAGAGGGACGACTGATTCTTGCAGATGCTCTTCACTATGCATCACAGCACAAGCCACGGGCGATGATTGACATGGCAACACTAACAG GTGCAATGGCAGTTGCCCTGGGTGCAGGAGCTACCGGTGTGTTCAGCAACAGCAGTATTCTCTGGCAACTGATGCACAGGGCAGGTGCTACCTCAGGAGACCGCGTGTGGCGGATGCCCTTGTGGAAGCACTACTCCAGCCAAGTCACAG ATTGTCACTTGGCTGACATAAACAACCAGGCTAAAGACAAGCCAGCTGGAGGCTCTTGCTCTGCTGCTGCATTCCTCAAG gAGTTCGTGACATGCGACCACTGGATGCACCTTGACATTGCAGGAGTCATGGAAAACAAGGACGAAGTTCCATATCTCGGGAAAGGCATGAGTGGACGTCCCACAAGGACAGTGGCTCACTTTGCGGAGCTTTTAGcccagggggaagggggtatataA
- the LOC125046385 gene encoding cytosol aminopeptidase-like isoform X2, with translation MAFIARAGLRSRVLAHLRPARFYSVENKAGVVVGVYDSDGKETLSDGAQQVNTESSGNLSRLLQYGGAVKKGKSRVLYGVSETFPVVAVVGLGPAEKAEEVLEERDEAKEAVRAAVAAGCRSLEEAGMSRIQVDPCGDAEAAAEGAHLVTFKYQELKAKKKPVPTIECLVKDNESWIRGAVLAEGQNVARRLMETPANILTPTNFAQEAVNSLEGLGVEVLVRGYEWAKERNMNAFLSVTRGSVEPPVFLELTYRGADYTEKPLAIVGKGVTFDTGGISLKPSANMDKMRADMGGAACTIGSLLVAASLRLPINIKGFIPLCENMPGGSATKPGDVVVASNGKSIQIDNTDAEGRLILADALHYASQHKPRAMIDMATLTGAMAVALGAGATGVFSNSSILWQLMHRAGATSGDRVWRMPLWKHYSSQVTDFGLADVHNLGKYSRDGGSCTAAAFLQEFVTCDHWMHLDIAGVMENKDEVPYLGKGMSGRPTRTVAHFAELLAQGEGGI, from the exons ATGGCCTTTATCGCCCGCGCTGGATTGAGATCGAGAGTGCTGGCGCACCTAAGACCCGCGCGATTCTACTCCGTGGAAAATAAG GCTGGTGTTGTGGTTGGTGTTTATGATAGTGATGGCAAGGAGACCCTGAGTGACGGAGCCCAGCAGGTCAACACAGAATCGTCTGGAAATCTAAGTCGTCTTTTGCAATA TGGTGGAGCTGTGAAGAAGGGCAAGAGTCGCGTGCTGTATGGAGTGTCAGAGACGTTCCCTGTCGTGGCTGTGGTGGGCCTCGGTCCAGCTGAGAAGGCAGAAGAGGTGCTTGAGGAGCGAGATGAAGCGAAAGAAGCAGTGCGCGCAGCTGTGGCAG CCGGATGTCGATCCTTGGAGGAAGCAGGTATGAGCCGCATCCAGGTGGACCCATGCGGGGATGCAGAGGCTGCAGCAGAAGGGGCTCACCTTGTAACATTCAAATACCAGGAGCTGAAGGCCAAGAAGAAGCCGGTGCCAACAATTGAGTGCTTGGTCAAGGATAATGAGAG CTGGATAAGAGGTGCAGTCCTTGCTGAGGGCCAAAATGTTGCTAGGAGGCTGATGGAGACGCCAGCAAACATTCTCACCCCCACAAACTTTGCACAG GAGGCAGTCAACAGCCTGGAGGGCCTTGGAGTAGAGGTGCTGGTACGCGGCTATGAGTGGGCCAAGGAGCGAAACATGAATGCTTTCCTCTCAGTCACACGGGGTTCAGTAGAACCTCCAGTCTTCCTGGAGCTGACCTACCGTGGTGCAGACTACACAGAGAAACCACTAGCTATCGTCG GCAAAGGTGTAACATTTGATACTGGAGGAATATCTCTAAAGCCGTCAGCAAACATGGACAAAATGCGAGCTGATATGGGAGGAGCTGCATGTACTATTGGCTCCTTACTGGTGGCTGCCTCTCTGCGGCTCCCAATCAACATAAAAG GGTTTATTCCTCTTTGTGAGAACATGCCAGGAGGCTCTGCCACAAAGCCTGGAGATGTTGTTGTCGCCTCAAATGGGAAGTCCATCCAGATTGACAACACGGATGCAGAGGGACGACTGATTCTTGCAGATGCTCTTCACTATGCATCACAGCACAAGCCACGGGCGATGATTGACATGGCAACACTAACAG GTGCAATGGCAGTTGCCCTGGGTGCAGGAGCTACCGGTGTGTTCAGCAACAGCAGTATTCTCTGGCAACTGATGCACAGGGCAGGTGCTACCTCAGGAGACCGCGTGTGGCGGATGCCCTTGTGGAAGCACTACTCCAGCCAAGTCACAG ACTTTGGCTTGGCTGATGTCCATAACCTTGGCAAGTACTCAAGGGATGGGGGCTCTTGCACAGCGGCAGCATTTCTGCAG gAGTTCGTGACATGCGACCACTGGATGCACCTTGACATTGCAGGAGTCATGGAAAACAAGGACGAAGTTCCATATCTCGGGAAAGGCATGAGTGGACGTCCCACAAGGACAGTGGCTCACTTTGCGGAGCTTTTAGcccagggggaagggggtatataA
- the LOC125046385 gene encoding E3 ubiquitin-protein ligase COP1-like isoform X1 has protein sequence MASNETHLDGPSTRMGRGVKRTHPIVLNGLEDTAEEINSDYQCPVCLGLISEAHVTKCGHTFCHECLVRSIETDKRCPKCNFAIDSVENIFPNHTVNQQIFKQRRAVDLQTAFAKRHKSAALSELRNYLSFDSSCLSVSDISDLITILQEKRDQMENASKRNKYELMKDFLSELRKHKEEQLDTISRELKLITHDLSSVQTNLESVSPYSDSLVSCVPQGNSVPNSSGVLLNEILDADCPGTSNGSQDSRSPTEEGFNVPLFSQANPQTSTIDAKRKRMHLHFKELVERYFSMRVPGFSDSGVEEGEGNGLEQFGECISKFTQYSSMRPLATINYNCDMFHQSSNIASSIEFDKDSEFFAVAGLTRKIRIFDYGTVIRDTVDLHYPCSEMICPSKISCVSWNNYMKHMLASSDYNGTVTVWDAFTAQRLHVFQEHEKRCWSVDFNRMDTKLVASGSDDHKVKLWSLDSERSLTCLEAKANVCCVQFNPASRYHLAFGSADHCVHYYDLRNLKEAVRVFKGHRKAVSYVKFISSEDIVSASTDSQLKIWNVNSAHCVRSLQGHTNEKNFVGLATDGEYVACGSENNSLYVYYKGLSKKLFSLKFDQRKWVLDPEQKEEESTEFVSAVCWRKGSNIIAAGNSKGIIKILQMV, from the coding sequence ATGGCCTCCAATGAGACACATCTTGATGGCCCCAGCACACGCATGGGGAGGGGAGTCAAGAGAACACATCCTATTGTGCTCAATGGTCTCGAAGATACAGCTGAAGAGATAAATTCAGATTATCAGTGTCCAGTGTGCCTTGGCCTCATCTCAGAGGCACACGTAACAAAGTGTGGCCATACTTTCTGTCATGAATGCTTAGTGCGCAGCATAGAGACTGATAAACGCTGTCCCAAGTGCAATTTTGCTATTGATAGTGTTGAAAACATTTTTCCAAATCACACTGTGAACCAACAAATTTTTAAACAGCGTCGTGCTGTGGATCTGCAAACAGCCTTTGCAAAAAGACACAAGTCAGCGGCGCTTAGTGAACTGCGGAACTACCTAAGCTTTGATTCCTCTTGTCTTAGTGTTAGTGACATATCTGACCTTATCACTATTCTACAGGAAAAGAGAGATCAGATGGAAAATGCATCAAAGCGCAACAAGTATGAGCTCATGAAGGACTTCTTGTCTGAACTCAGAAAGCACAAAGAGGAACAGTTGGATACAATCAGCAGGGAGTTAAAACTAATAACTCATGATTTGTCAAGTGTACAAACAAATCTTGAAAGTGTCTCACCTTACAGTGATAGTCTAGTTAGTTGCGTTCCCCAGGGAAATAGTGTGCCAAATTCTAGTGGTGTGTTGCTGAACGAGATTCTCGATGCTGACTGCCCAGGAACCTCAAACGGCTCCCAGGATTCACGAAGCCCTACAGAAGAAGGATTCAATGTACCCTTATTCAGCCAGGCAAACCCTCAGACCTCCACCATAGATGCTAAGCGGAAGCGAATGCATCTGCATTTTAAGGAGTTGGTGGAACGATACTTCAGCATGCGTGTTCCTGGGTTCAGTGATTCTGgggttgaggaaggggaagggaatggtctTGAACAGTTTGGAGAATGCATTAGTAAGTTTACCCAGTATAGTAGCATGCGACCTCTAGCTACAATTAATTATAACTGTGATATGTTTCATCAGTCAAGTAACATTGCATCTAGTATAGAATTTGATAAGGACAGTGAATTTTTTGCAGTGGCGGGTTTGACAAGAAAGATCCGTATTTTTGACTATGGCACAGTAATAAGAGATACAGTAGACCTGCACTATCCATGCTCAGAGATGATCTGTCCCTCAAAGATTAGCTGTGTTAGCTGGAATAATTATATGAAGCATATGTTAGCTAGCAGTGATTACAATGGAACAGTCACTGTTTGGGATGCTTTCACGGCCCAGCGGTTACACGTTTTTCAAGAGCATGAGAAAAGGTGCTGGAGTGTAGACTTTAACAGAATGGACACAAAGCTTGTGGCCTCTGGCAGTGATGATCACAAGGTAAAACTGTGGTCATTAGACAGCGAGAGGTCTTTGACATGCCTGGAAGCCAAAGCAAATGTATGTTGTGTGCAGTTCAATCCTGCCAGTCGTTATCATTTGGCATTTGGATCTGCTGACCACTGTGTTCATTACTATGACCTTCGAAACCTAAAGGAAGCAGTGAGGGTGTTCAAAGGTCATCGTAAAGCTGTATCATATGTCAAGTTTATTTCCAGTGAAGATATTGTTTCTGCATCAACTGACAGCCAGCTGAAAATCTGGAATGTGAACAGTGCTCACTGTGTGAGATCCCTTCAGGGACATACAAATGAGAAGAATTTTGTAGGGTTGGCAACTGATGGTGAATATGTGGCTTGTGGCTCAGAGAATAACTCCCTCTATGTTTACTATAAGGGACTGTCTAAAAAGTTGTTTAGCTTAAAGTTTGATCAGAGGAAGTGGGTTTTAGATccagagcagaaggaggaggaatccaCCGAGTTTGTGTCTGCTGTCTGCTGGAGGAAAGGATCTAACATCATAGCTGCTGGCAACAGCAAGGGTATCATAAAGATTCTGCAGATGGTCTAG